The Glutamicibacter mishrai DNA window ACCTATATGACCGGCACCTTGGTCAAGCTCGGCCAAGCGCTCGGCGGAGCGATCCTCTCAGTGCTCACCGGTTCCAACCGGGGAACCAACCGATTGCTGTGGCTGCGCTACGCGGTGCTGTGGGCCATGATCACCGTAGGCTCGCTCGGCGGCGTCCTCGCCTACCTGCACCTGGGCTTGGGCAGCCTATGGATCGTGGGCGCAGGAATGCTCCTCTGGGCCACCCTGGCGCTGCTCCAGGAGCTGCGCGCAAAAGGCGAGCTGCCCGCGGACGCAACCAGCGGCGCGCACCGGGAACTCATCGAGTAGCTACCTGCCTTCGGATACGAGAACAGCGCCTGGCCTCCCCATCGGGAAGCCAGGCGCCACATCTACGTTCAAGCGGATCAGCCCTGCACGGAGTCGCTGTCCTGCTTGATTGCAGCTGCTGGACGCACCAGCACCTTGTAGAGCACGCCGAGCAGCAACAGCCAGGCGATGCCGGTGTACAGGGCCACGCGGGTCTCGGCGCTCAGCGCCAGCAGCACCACGACAAAGGCCATGAAAACCAGCGCCGCCCATGCGGCAATGGTTCCACCTGGAACAGCGTATTCGCGGGGCAGCGAGCTATCGCGGCCGGCCTTGGATTCCTGCCGGCGCATGGCCAGATAGGAGGCCAGGATCATGATCCACACCCATACGGTCGCGAAGGTCGCGATGGAGGCGATGATGGTGAACAACGCTTCAGGCAGCAGGGCATTGAGCACCACGCCGACCAGCAGCACGATGGCCATGATGACCACGGTCATCCACGGCACGCCATTGCGGGAGACGCGGCCGAAGGACTTCGGCGCATGGCCCGCTACCGACATCGCGTAAAGCATGCGCCCGGCGCCGAAGGTGTCGGCATTGATCGCCGACACCGCCGCGGTGATCACCACGGCATTGAGCACGTGGGCTGCCGCCGGCAAGCCGAGGCCGTCGAAGATCTGCACGAACGGCGAGGCCGAGCCATCGATCTGGCGCCAGTCGAAGAGCATCATGACCACGGCCAGGGAAGCCACGTAGAACAGCAGGATGCGCCATGGCACGGTGTTGATCGCGGCCGGCACCGAGGTGGATGGATCGTCGGCCTCGCCCGCGGTGATGCCGATGGTTTCGATGCCGCCGAAGGCGAACATCACCACGGCGAAGGACAGCAGAAGGCCCATGAAGCCATTGGGGAACAGGGTTCCGGCGCTCATCAGCGTGGCCACGCCGGTGGCGGTGTCGGTGTCAGGGGCGTTGAAGCCGAAGACGATCAGGGCCGCGCCGCCCACGATCATGGCGATGATCGCGGTGACCTTCACGATGGCCAGCCAGAATTCGGTTTCGCCGAAGACCTTCACCTTCATCAGGTTGATCGTGGCGATCAGCAGCACCACGGCCAGCACCCAGATCCACTGCGGCACCTGCGGGAACCAGAAGCCCATGTAGATGCCGAAGGCAGTGACATCGGCGATGGCCACAATGGCCATTTCGAAGCTGAAGGTCCACCCGGTGACGAAGCCGGAGAAGTTGCCCAGGTAGCGTGACGCGTAGTGCGCGAAGGATCCGGAGACCGGATGCTTCACGGCCATCTCGCCCATGGCGCGCATGACGATGAAGACGGCCGCGCCGCCGATCATGTACGCAAGGAGCACTGCGGGCCCGGCGGCCTGGATGGCGGAGGAAGAGCCATAGAACAGGCCCGTTCCGATCGCCGAGCCCAGGGCCATGAAGCGGATGTGGCGGGCCGTGAGCCCGCGGGCGAGTGAGGCCTTGATATCGGTCACGATAGTATTGCTCGGATCCTGTTCGGGTGCATTCGTTTGTGGGCCTGAAACCGTTGAAAACAGAAATCAGCCGAGAAAATCCTATGTTCTCTCACGGTCCTGATGCGCCGAACGTGGCATAGGTCTACCGTGAGCTTAACCACCAGCAGTTGGCCCGGGGCACCTGCGCAGTGGGAGAATGGGCTTATGAAACTAGGATTCGTCCGTCACGGACAGACGCAATGGAATCTCGAAGGCCGGCTGCAGGGCTCCAGCGATATCCCGTTGAATGACACCGGGAGGGCCCAGGCCCGCGAGGCGGTAGAGGTCCTCGGCGCCGGCGGCTGGGATGTCATCGTTTCCTCCCCGCTTTCCCGCGCCCGCGAGACCGCGCAGATCATTGCCGATGGCCTGGGCCTGGAACTCGGCCCCAGCTATGACCTGCTCATCGAGCGCGACTACGCCCAGGGCGAGGGCATGATCGAAGCCGAAGCGCTGGCCCAGTGGCCGGATAAGAACGGCGGCGGAATCGAGCCGCTGGCCTCCGTGGTGGATCGCGGACTGCGCGCCATTGAGCAGATCGCCGCCGACTACCCGGGCAAGAACGTCGCGATCATCTGCCATGGCACGATCATCCGCTACACGCTCTCGCACCTGGCCGGCTACAAGCTGGACACCATCCGCAACGGCTCGGTGGCCATTGTGGGCCAGGACCAGGATGGCGCCTGGCAGCTGGAACTGGTCAACGACGAGGTCCCGGCCAAGATCAGCGGCTAGAAGTCGAGCACTTGGCTGCCCTCGGGCAGCACCGCACGGATGCAGGAGGCCAGCTGCGAATCGCGTTGCCGGGTTTTCAGCGCCGCCAGCCAGGAACCCAGCGAACGATAGGCCTTGGCCCGCACCATTGGGGCGGACAGGAAGATATCGTGCAGCGCTCCGGGCAGGCGCACCACGTGCAATTCGCGTCCCAGATCCAGGCTGCGCTGCGCCACCACCTGCACGTTCAGCGCCACGTCGGCGCGCGTGGCGGTGTCATGCCAGCGGGGCAGCAGGTAGTCCTCGGCCGAGAGCATGACCAAGGTGGGCATCTGCAGGTCCAGCCCCTTTTTCACCTTGGCCTGCGCAGCGAATACCGCGCCGATGAACCCGGCGGTGAGCTTGAAGCCATTGACCGGCCGCCAACCCAGGTCATAGTCCCACTCGCCATTGAACTGGTTGGACACCGTGCGGGTGTAGAACCCCGGATCCACGGTGGGCAGATAACGATGAGGGTTGCGCGTGCTGGCCGCCTGGATGATGCGGGCCAGGGCGGTGCGCCCGATTTCGCTGGCCTGGAATTCGAGCCAGGGGCTGTTCAGCGCCAGCGCATCGACCTTGTTCGGATTGGCCGCCGCATACATGGAGGCGCTGAGCCCGCCGGTGGAGTGGGCGAGCATCACGAACCTGGTGCCTGGGTGGGCGCTTGAAATGATCCGGTGCGCGGCGTCGAATTCCTCGAAGTACTCCTGCAGGTCGGTGGTGAACCCGGGGCTGATCGTCGCGGACAGGCCACTGGCGTGATCGGCGGGCAGGTTGCGGCCGTAATGGCGCAGGTCCAGCGCGTAGAAGTCGGCGCCGGCTTCGCTGAGGAACTCGGCCAGTTCCTTCTGGAAGAAGTAGTCGGACCAGCCGTGCACATAGAGCACCGCGATGCCGCGCAACGGCGGTGCCAGGCGCAGCATCTTGCGCGGACGATGCCGCACCAGGGTCGCGGTCGAGCCATCGGCCAGGGGCAGGGGCCGGTAGGAGAAGCCTTCCCCCAACAGGTCGGGCTGCCAGAGATCTTCGGCGGGACTCTTGAACTTCAATGCCATGGCAACAGCCTAGCCACTGCGCACAAAAAACGGCATCCACCCGCTGGACTGGTTACCAGCGGATGAATGCCGCTTCTCGTGGCCGATCTTTCGGACGACTGGTGACAATCGGCCCGGTCTAGTAGGGGCTTAGCCTGCCATTTCAAGGGTGCGAGCTGGCGCATCCAGGTAACGCAGGTAAGCATTCTTGGTCAGGAAGGTCGGGAAGTCATCACGCAGGGCGCAAGCTTCGAAGATTTCCATCGCTTCCTCGAAACGGTCTCCTTCAAAGCGCTCCATGCGATCCATGGTTTCCTCGGCCAGTTCCTGTACCCAACGACGAGTGATGATTTCACCCTCATCGGTGATGGCGGACTGGTGGATCCACTGCCACAGCTGTGAACGGGAGATCTCAGCGGTAGCTGCATCTTCCATCAGGTTACGCAGGGCCACTGCACCATTGCCGCGCAGCCAGGACTCGATGTAGCGGATGCCGATCTCGATGTTGTCACGGATACCGCGTTCGGTGATCTTGCCGGTTACGCTCTGAATGTTCAGCAAAGCGGTGTCCGAAACCTCAACATCTTCACGGGTACGCTGCAACTGGTTCGGGTTTTCACCCAGCACCTCGTCGTATACCTCACGAGCCACGGATACCAGATCCGGGTGAGCCACCCAGGAACCGTCAAAACCGTCGGCAGCTTCACGAGCCTTGTCCTCACGAACCTTGCTGAAGGCGATCTCATTGATCGATGCATCCTTGCGGCTAGGAACAAAGGCGCTCATTCCGCCGATGGCCGATGCCCCACGACGGTGGCAAGCACGAACCAACTGCTCGGTGTAAGCCCGCATAAACGGTGCACTCATGGTCACGGTGTCACGATCCGGGAAGACAAAACGTGGTCCACGGGAACGGAAATTCTTGATGATCGAGAAGATGTAGTCCCAGCGTCCTGCGTTCAAGCCCGAGGAGTGCTCACGCAACTCGTAGAGGATCTCTTCCATTTCGAAAGCTGCGGTAATGGTTTCAATCAGTACCGTGGCACGAATGGTTCCGCGCTCGATTCCCAACAGATCCTGAGCCATGTTGAACACGTCGTTCCACAAGCGTGCTTCCAGGTGGTTTTCCAGCTTTGGCAGGTAGTAGTACGGGCCTCGGCCGGCTGCCAGCAGACGCTTGGCATTGTGGAAGAAGTGCAGTCCGAAGTCCACCAATGCGCCGGAGATCGGGGTGCCAGCAACCAACAGGTGCTTTTCTGGCAGGTGCCAGCCACGGGGGCGAACCACAATGGTGGGCAGTTCGCTCAGTTCGTAGCTGTTCAGCTTGTACTCACGACCGTCGGGTGCGGTGAAGTCCAGCTCCTGATCCAGAATACGGATCAGGTTAACCTGGTTCTTGATCACGTTCTGCCAGGTCGGGGAGCAAGCATCCTCCATGTCGGCCAGCCATACGCTAGCGCCGGATTTCAGTGCATTGATCGCCATTTTGCGTTCGATCGGACCGGTGATTTCTACTCGGCGATCTTCCAGCCCTGGGGCGATCGGGGCGACCTGCCATGAATCATCTTCGCGAATGCTGCGGGTCTCTTCCAAGAACTTTGGATCACGACCATTGGCGATGCGTGCCCGGTTGACCTGGCGACGCTGCATGAGTTCGGCACGGCGGGATTCAAATGCGCTGTGCAAGGAAGACAAGAAGTCTAGTGCGTCGCTGGTCAGGATCTGCTCCTGGTAGCGAACTGGGGTAGCCGTGATGGTGATGTTGTTGAGGGTGATGGGGGAGTTCATGGCAGCGTCCTTAAAGATTAAAAATGGTGGTGGTGCTAGCCGGCGACACTGCCGGCTAGCACCATCGACCCATCAGGGTCTAATGGAATTGGCCTTCTTCGGTGGATCCCACCAGGGCCAGGGTGGAGGCGTTTGGGTTCAGCGCCGTGGAGATCGCGTCGAAGTAGCCGGTGCCGACTTCACGCTGGTGCTTGGTGGCGGTGTAGCCGGCAGCCTCGGAAGCGAATTCGCGTTCCTGCAGTTCGACGTAGGCGCTCATCCCGTCCTTCGCGTAGCCGGCGGCCAGGTCGAACATCGAGTGGTTCAAGGCGTGGAAGCCGGCCAGGGTGATGAACTGGAAGCTGAAGCCCATGGCACCGAGTTCGCGTTGGAACTTGGCGATGGTTGCGTCGTCCAGGTGCTTCTTCCAGTTGAAGGAAGGCGAGCAGTTGTAGGAGAGCATCTGGTCCGGGAAGTCCTTCTTGACCGCTTCGGCGAACTTGCGGGCCAGCTCCAGGTCAGGGGTGCCGGTCTCCATCCAGATCAGGTCAGAATACGGTGCGTAGGCCTTGGCTCGGGCGATGCACGGTTCGATGCCGTTGGTGACCTTGTAGAAGCCTTCCGGGGTGCGCTCTCCGGTGATGAACTGCTGGTCGCGTTCGTCGACATCCGAGGTGATCAGGGTTGCTGCTTCTGCGTCGGTGCGGGCGATGACCACCGAGGGTG harbors:
- a CDS encoding amino acid permease, translated to MALGSAIGTGLFYGSSSAIQAAGPAVLLAYMIGGAAVFIVMRAMGEMAVKHPVSGSFAHYASRYLGNFSGFVTGWTFSFEMAIVAIADVTAFGIYMGFWFPQVPQWIWVLAVVLLIATINLMKVKVFGETEFWLAIVKVTAIIAMIVGGAALIVFGFNAPDTDTATGVATLMSAGTLFPNGFMGLLLSFAVVMFAFGGIETIGITAGEADDPSTSVPAAINTVPWRILLFYVASLAVVMMLFDWRQIDGSASPFVQIFDGLGLPAAAHVLNAVVITAAVSAINADTFGAGRMLYAMSVAGHAPKSFGRVSRNGVPWMTVVIMAIVLLVGVVLNALLPEALFTIIASIATFATVWVWIMILASYLAMRRQESKAGRDSSLPREYAVPGGTIAAWAALVFMAFVVVLLALSAETRVALYTGIAWLLLLGVLYKVLVRPAAAIKQDSDSVQG
- a CDS encoding histidine phosphatase family protein, which codes for MKLGFVRHGQTQWNLEGRLQGSSDIPLNDTGRAQAREAVEVLGAGGWDVIVSSPLSRARETAQIIADGLGLELGPSYDLLIERDYAQGEGMIEAEALAQWPDKNGGGIEPLASVVDRGLRAIEQIAADYPGKNVAIICHGTIIRYTLSHLAGYKLDTIRNGSVAIVGQDQDGAWQLELVNDEVPAKISG
- a CDS encoding alpha/beta hydrolase, translating into MKFKSPAEDLWQPDLLGEGFSYRPLPLADGSTATLVRHRPRKMLRLAPPLRGIAVLYVHGWSDYFFQKELAEFLSEAGADFYALDLRHYGRNLPADHASGLSATISPGFTTDLQEYFEEFDAAHRIISSAHPGTRFVMLAHSTGGLSASMYAAANPNKVDALALNSPWLEFQASEIGRTALARIIQAASTRNPHRYLPTVDPGFYTRTVSNQFNGEWDYDLGWRPVNGFKLTAGFIGAVFAAQAKVKKGLDLQMPTLVMLSAEDYLLPRWHDTATRADVALNVQVVAQRSLDLGRELHVVRLPGALHDIFLSAPMVRAKAYRSLGSWLAALKTRQRDSQLASCIRAVLPEGSQVLDF
- the aceB gene encoding malate synthase A, whose protein sequence is MNSPITLNNITITATPVRYQEQILTSDALDFLSSLHSAFESRRAELMQRRQVNRARIANGRDPKFLEETRSIREDDSWQVAPIAPGLEDRRVEITGPIERKMAINALKSGASVWLADMEDACSPTWQNVIKNQVNLIRILDQELDFTAPDGREYKLNSYELSELPTIVVRPRGWHLPEKHLLVAGTPISGALVDFGLHFFHNAKRLLAAGRGPYYYLPKLENHLEARLWNDVFNMAQDLLGIERGTIRATVLIETITAAFEMEEILYELREHSSGLNAGRWDYIFSIIKNFRSRGPRFVFPDRDTVTMSAPFMRAYTEQLVRACHRRGASAIGGMSAFVPSRKDASINEIAFSKVREDKAREAADGFDGSWVAHPDLVSVAREVYDEVLGENPNQLQRTREDVEVSDTALLNIQSVTGKITERGIRDNIEIGIRYIESWLRGNGAVALRNLMEDAATAEISRSQLWQWIHQSAITDEGEIITRRWVQELAEETMDRMERFEGDRFEEAMEIFEACALRDDFPTFLTKNAYLRYLDAPARTLEMAG